The sequence below is a genomic window from Oscillospiraceae bacterium.
GGCGAAGTAGCTGATGAGCACGGCGGCGGCCACGATGAGGATGGAGGCCACGGTGGACTTCAGGCCCAGGGCGATGCCGCCGATGATGACGGTGGCCGAGCCGGTCTCGGAGGCGGCGGCCAGCTTCTGGGTGGGCTTATAGGTGTCGGAGGTGTAGTACTCGGTGAAGTAGCCGATGGCGCAGCCGCCCACCAGGCCGGTGAGGATGGCCACGTACACGCCCCAGTTGCCCACGGTGTAGTAGGTCAGGGGGGCGGCGGCCACGGCGGAGAGCACGGCGGCCAGGTAGGTGCCGGTGCGCAGGCTCTTGAGCAGGGACTTCTGGTCCGCGTCCTCCTTGGTCTTGACGAAGAAGGAGCCGATGATGGAGCAGATGATGCCGGCCACGGCGATCAGCATGGGCAGGAGCATACCGGCGAAGCCGTAGCCCGCCACGGCGGACAGGGCGAAGGTGGCCAGGATGGAGCCCACGTAGCTCTCGTACAGGTCGGCGCCCATGCCGGCCACGTCGCCCACGTTGTCGCCCACGTTGTCGGCGATGGTGGCGGGGTTGCGGGGGTCGTCCTCGGGGATGCCGGCCTCAACCTTGCCCACCAGGTCGGCGCCCACGTCGGCGGCCTTGGTGTAGATACCGCCGCCCACACGGGCGAAGAGGGCCATGAAGGAGGCGCCCATGCCGTTCATGACCATGATGTTGGCCAGGGCGGTGGCGTCGGTGATCCCGAATACGTTATGCAGCAGGATGTACCAGATCGAGATGTCCAGCATACCCAGGCCCACCACGGTGAAGCCCATGACCGAACCGGAGGAGAAGGCCACCCGCAGGCCCCGGTTGAGGCTCTCGGAGGCGGCCTGGGCGGTGCGGGCGTTGGACTGGGTGGCGATCTTCATGCCGATGAAGCCGGCCAGCATGGACCAGATACCCCCGGTGACGAAGGCGAAGGGGGTGAACTTGGAGAGCATCTCTCCGTTGGAGGCGAAGGCGATGATCAGCAGCAGTACAAAGACCACTACAAAGACCTTGGCCACCGTGGTGTACTGGCGCTTGAGGTAGGCGTTGGCGCCCTCGCGGATGGAGGAGGCGATCTTCTTCATGAGGTCGGTCCCCTCGGAGAAGGCGAGCACCTTCCTGCTCTGGATGACGGCGAACAGCAGCGCGATCGCCGCGCCCACAAGGCCCAGCCAGAACAAATTCTGAACTTCCAACTTTTACAACTCCTTTGCAACTTGGGAGCCGGACTTAAGCCGGAGCTTCCCTATTTCACAGACAACCTAAGTTTAGCGCAAAAGAGTATCGTTTGGCAAGTGTCGGAAGCCGAAAAACAGACCCGCCGGGGCAATTTTACGATTTGAACAAATTGTATGAAAATTTAGGAGCGTTTCCATGCACTTCCACTAAAAAGCACCAGCACGGGCAGGACTTCTAAACGCCCGACGATCATGCATAAGGAGAGGATTATTTTAGACAGGTGCGAAAACGCGGCGTAATTCCCCATGGGCCCCACCAGCTCCAGGCCGGGGCCGATGTTGCCGATGCAGGCCACCACGGCGGTAAAGGTGGTGCCGAAGGAGAAATTGTCGATGGCGATGAGCAGGGTGGCGCCCAGGGTGATGAGCATATAGCCGCCGAAGAAGATGAGCACCGAGCGCAGGGCGTTCTCCTCCACCACCCGGCCGTCCAGCTTGACCACGTTGACGGAGCGGGGGTGGACGATCTGCAAAATCTCCCGGTGGATGCACTTGAAGAGCAGCAGCACGCGGGAGCACTTGATGCCGCCGCCGGTGGACCCGGCGCAGGCCCCGCAGAACATGAGCAGCACCAGCAGCACCCGGGAGAACTCGGGCCAGAGGTTGAAGTCGGTGCTGGCGAAGCCCGTGGTGGAGATAATGGAGCCCACCTGGAACGCCGCGTGGCGCAGGGACTCCCCGGAGGTGGGGTAGAAGCTCCAGATGTTGATGGTGATGAGCGCGATGCTGGCCCCCACCAGCAGCAGGAAGAAGCGCAGCTCGTCGCTCTTGAGGGCCTGCTTCGCCTTGCCGCACAAAATGAGGAAATAGAGGGCGAAGTTGACCGAGAAGAGCAGCATGAACACGGTGATGATGATCTCAATGGCGGGGCTTGCGTAGGCGGCCACCGACAGGTTGCGGGTGGAGAAGCCGCCGGTGCCCGCGGTGGCGAAGGCGTGGACGATGCTGTCGTACCACGGCATGCCCGCGATTTTCAGGCAAAAGATCTGCAAAACCGTGAGCGCGCAGTAGATCCCGTAGAGGATCTTGGAGGACTGGCTGGTCTTGGGCACCAGCTTGGACACCACGGGGCCGGGGCTCTCCGCCTTCATAATGTGCACGGTGCGGGCCCCCAGGGAGGGCAGCAGCGCGATGGCCAGCACCAGCACCCCCATGCCGCCCAGCCAGTGGGTGAAGGAGCGCCAGAACAGCAGCCCCTTGGGCAGCGGCTCGATGGCGGTGAGGATGGACGCGCCGGTGGTGGTGAAGCCGGAGACTGACTCGAAGAAGCAGTCTGCGTAGTTCAGGAAGCTGCCCAGCTCCGGATGCAGGCGGCCAAAGAGGAAGAAGGGCAGGGCGCCCAGCGCCCCCACCAGCAGCCAGATCAGGGCCACGGCGAAGAAGCCCTCCCTGGGGAAGAAGTGGTCGCTGGCGCGCAGCAGGGAGAGGGCCAGCCCCAGGGCGGCGATGAAGGGCACGGTGAGGAGGAAGGGGCGCAGATCCTCGCCGTAGGCCAGGGTCACCAGCAGGGGCAGCAGCATGGCCGCGGCCTCCACCAGCAGCGTCTTGCCCGTGAGCTTGAAAACCAGCTTAAAATTCATTACACGGCCCCCATGTTGTCCAGCAGGGAGTCCTCGTAGATGTCGTTCACGTCCAGGATGCCGTTATCCCGGGAGACCACGATCACCGTGTCCCCCTGGCTGATGCAGGAGGAGCCCTCGGGGATGACGATGCGGTTCTGGTGGACCAGCACGGCGATCAGAATGCCCTTTTTCAGCCGCAGGTCCTTCAGGGGCACCCCCAGGTTGCGGGTGGTGTCGTTGACCACGAACTCCATGGCCTCGGCGTGGCCCCCGGCGATCTTGTACAGGGCGTTCATCACGCTGCCCTTGGAGTTCTCCATGCCGCGCACCACCTGGAGGATGTGGTTGGCGGTGATGAGCTTGGGGGAGATGACGCTGTCCAGCCCCACCGCCCGGGCGATGCCCGCGTAGTTCTGGCGGTTGCACTTGGCCACCACCTTGGGGATGCCCTGCTGCATGGCGTACAGGGAGATGATGAGGTTGTCCTCGTCCCGGTCGGTGAGGGCCACGAAGGCGTCGGTGCCGGCGGCGTCCTCGGCCTCCAGCAGGTCCTGGTCGGTGCCGTCGCCGCAGATGACCGTGGTGCGGGGGAGTACCTCGGACAGGTGGCGGCAGCGGTCCATGCTTTTCTCCACAATTTTGACCTTCAGCCCCATGTTCTCCAGGATGGCGGTCAGGTAGTGGGAGATGCGCCCGCCGCCCACGATGAAGGCCTTTTTGATCTTGGGGGTGTAACGGCCCAGCAGCTTGAAGAACTGGCTGATCCCTACGGGCTGGCCGATGAGGTAGAGCTTGTCCTCGGGCAGGGGGACGAAGGAGCCGTCGGGGATAATCACCTGCTCCCCCCGCTCCACCGCGCAGATGAGCATGGGCAGGGACTTGACCCGGGGGTCCAGCTGGGACAGGGGGCTGCCGCAGAGGAAGTCCCCCTCCCGCAGGCGGAAGCCGATGAGCTCCACCCGCCCGCGGTAGAAGGTCTCGATGTTGGCGGCGGTGGGGAAGCGCAGCAGCCGGGCGATCTCCACGGCGGTGGAGTTCTCCGGGTTGATGACCAGATCCAGGCCAAGCTGCTTTTTCAGGGAGGAGAGCTCGGCGGCATACTCGATGTTGCGCACCCGGGCGATGGCGAACTTGGCGCCCAGCCGCTTGGCGGTCAGGCAGCAGACCATGTTGATCTCGTCCATGCTGGTGGCGGCGATGATGATGTCGGCGGTGTCCACGCCGGACTCCCGCAGGGCCGAGATGGAGGCGCCGTTGCCCTTGACGCACATGACGTCCAGGGCCTCCGAGGCGCGGCGCAGCGCATCGTCGCTGGTGTCGATGATGGTGACGTCGTGCTCCTCCTGGCTGAGATGCTCCGCCAGGGTAAAACCGACCTTGCCGTCGCCCACGATGATGATTTTCAATTCCTGTTCATCCTTTCCCCCGGCCCTCTCTCTCCGGCCGGAGCAATTGCACACAGTTCGGGGGCAGAACACCCCATAATACGGTACCTATCTTAACGCAATCTTTACGGGGATGCAATAGGCCCCAACACAATCTTAACGGGATCTTAACACGGACGGAAAAAACCTCCGCCCGGATAGCTCCGGGCGGAGGTTTTTAGGTTCCTTTTAGGTGGTCCACTGGCTGTGGATCAGGCCCACCAGATACCAGTCCCCGCTGTATTCCTCGAACACCAGCTTGAGGGAGCACCAGTCGAAGCCCTCGTTTTTGGGGTCCAGGCCCGGGAAGTGGTACTCCACGAAGCGGCCGTCGGGGAACACGTCGGCGGCGTTCTCCAGGGCGTTGCCCGACTGGATGACCATATCCACCCCGATGGCGGGGGCCTGGGTGTAGTCGGCGTTAAAGACGTACTGGGCGAGGTAGTCGGCCATGGTCAGCTCGATGGGGTCGCCCTTGCCGTCGGTGATGCCCCAGATGTAGGTCTTGGCGTCGGTGCCCAGTTCCACCACCTGCCTGGCGGTGAAGCAGAGGTCGGTGGCGGGGTCCACGGTGGAGTAGGGGGTGAAGGTGACCCCGCGGGTGGGGTGCACCAGCGCGCCCAGCGCGGCCCAGTCCCGGGCCTTCATGGCCTCCAGGGCCTCCCCGGCGCGGCCCAGCAGTACAGTGTTGTCCTCCCGGTCGAAGGGGGACGCCGTGGGGGCGGCGGCGGTGGCCGCGGGCATTAGGTTGTTCAGCGGCGGGGGCGTGGGGGTTGCGGAGGCCGCCGCCGCGCTCATGGTGGTGCGCGCGGGGGCCTTGCCCGCCAGGATGAAGGTGTAGTTGCATATCAGGCCGATGATAAAACCGGCGACCAGGGTCAGGATACAGAGCAAGACGGTCTTCTTCATAGGGTCATCTCCTTCGGCCGTACGGCTCGGACATCTTATTCTAATAGACCCATCCTTAAAAAGCAACAACAAATGGTTACAAAAACCGGGACGCGGTTGTGCATCTTGCGGAAAACCTTGCCTGCGGGCTGAAAAAGAGGTATAATTGGAACGCGGTTCAAATCTGAATTGAGGTGAATGATTCTATGCATGAGCACGAATTACAGTTCCATATTAAATGCGGCAAAGGGGACGTGGGCCGGTACTGCCTGCTGCCCGGAGACCCCGGCCGCTGCGAAAAAATCGCCGTTTACTTCGACAATCCGGCCAAGGTGCAGTCTAACCGGGAGTATACCACCTGGACGGGCACCCTGCTGGGGGAGAAGGTGAGCGTCTGCTCCACCGGCATCGGCGGGCCCTCCGCCGTCATCGCCATGGAGGAGCTGCACGCCGTCGGCGCGGATACCTTTATCCGCGTGGGCACCTGCGGCGGCATCGCATTGAAGGTGCGCAGCGACGACGTGGTGGTGGCCACAGGCGCCATCCGGCACGAGGGGGCCTCCCGGGAGTACGCCCCCATCGAGTTCCCCGCCGTGTCCGACTACACGGTGCAGGAGGCCCTGGTGCAGGCCGCCAAGACCCTGGGCAAGCCCTGGCACGCGGGCGTGGTGCAGTGTAAGGACTCCTTCTACGGCCAGCACGACCCGGCCCGGATGCCGGTGGCCCCGGAGCTGCTGTACAAGTGGGAGGCCTGGAAGCGCCTGGGGGTGCTGGCCTCCGAGATGGAGTCCGCCGCCCTGTTCTGCTGCGCGGCCGCCCTGGGGGTGCGCTGCGGCTCCTGCTTCCACGTGATCTGGAACCAGGAGCGGGAGGCCGCCGGGCTGGACCAGACCGAGAGCCACGACCTCCACGCCGCCATCGAGGTGGGCATCGAGGGCGTGAAGAACCTGATCCGCTGGGACCGGGAGAACGGGTAAACAGGGAAGTGCCGGGGACCGCGTGCGGTCCCCGGCACTGTTTTTATACCTCGGGGAAGAGGGCGAGGAAACGGGCCAGAATGACCGCCACCTCGGCCCGGGTGGCGGTGCCCTGGGGGTCGAAGCGGCCGCCCTCCTTGCCGGTAACGAGCCCGGCGCTGTGGGCCAGCTCCACGGCGTCCCGCGCCCAGCCGGCCACGTCGCCGGAGTCGGTGAACGCCTGGGCGCCGCCGGCCGCCTCCAGAACCAGGCCCTGGGCCTGGGCGAAGCGCACCAGCATCACGCAAAGCTGCTCGCGGGTGATGGGCTGCTCCGCGCCGAAGCGGTTCCCGCCGACGCCGGAGACGATCCCCTGCTCCTTGGCCCAGGCGGCGAAGGGGGCGTAGTAGGCGCCGGGCGCCACGTCGGAGAAGGCCCCGGCGGCGGAGCCGCTGACCCCGGCCAGGCGGCCCAGGACGGTGACCAGCATACCCCGGTCCATGGTCTGCTCGGGGCTGAAGCTGCTCCCGTCGCCCGTGCCCACAAAGAGGCCCCGCTCCACCACCACGGCGATGCCGTCGTTGGCCCAGTAGCCCTCCGGGAGGTCGCTGTAGCGCTCCGTCACCGCGCCCGTATCGGGCGCGGCGGGCGCGGGCTTCTCCTCCTCGGGCTTGACTTCAGGCTTGGTGTCGGGCTTTGTGGTGCTCCCGCCGCCGGAGGAGCTGCGGGGGGAGACGGTGACCGACACCGTCACCGGGTTGAGGTACTCCACGCTGCCCCAGTCCGCCATGGGGAAGCGCAGGTGCTCCAGGGTCAGATCGGCGGTTCCGGCGCGCACGCCCACCAGCCTGCCGTCCCGCACATCCAGGATGCTGGTGTCGGAGGAGGTCATCTCCAGATCCGCGCCCTGGGCGAACACCGCGCCGTCAAAGCGCACCACGGGGGCCTCGCTGTCGCCCCGGGTGAGCCCGGCCACCGAGAAGCGGCCTGCCAGCGCCGGGTCGGAGCTGGCGGGCTGGACGGTGACCTTGGGGAAGAGGGCGGTGGTTGTCGGGTACAGGTACAGATGGTCGACCCTGTCCATATCCGCCGCGTTCAAGGTAAAGGTAAAGCTTTCGCCATCTCCCTTAACGCCGGAACACAGGGTATTCCTGCGTATGTCCTCCAGATCCACCTAAGACATAGTTTCGCCGGGCATGCTGGCCGAGACAGGCGCGGAGGTAATATTGCCCTCGCCATCCAGTGTCGTCAAATCAAAACGGACGACGTTATCCACTTGCAGTGCGGCAGGATCGCCCACAGAAATATAAAAGGTCAGTACCTTCTGAGGAATGGTTTCCACCGCCTGGGAGCCCTCCCGGACATAACGTATCTCTGGGGTGACATACCAGGGGCCCGCGATGTCCCCGGTTATCTCTAAACGGAAGGTAAACTGGTTCCCGGAAACGGAGATGTCTATAGCCGACAATCCGTTCAGCAGTTCCCCCCTGTTGGCACCGTAAAACAAAATCTCTTCGATGCGGTCAAAGGGGATGGGGGCGCCGTCCCCTGTGGATAGCGTTCCGGTCAGGAGGCAGGTCTTCGCCGTCTCCTGCGTGTTGTCCAGGGTCACGAATTCCCCTTTTTGCGCCTCGGCGGAGAAGGTGGTCTGGAAAAGGGAATCCTGTACCAGACGGACAGGGAGACCTAGCGTATAGCTGAACTGTAAGCCACCGGAAAAGTTGGGTATATTGTAGCCCACATCCAGCCTGTCCATCTGATCCAGCTTACCGCCATAGGTGCGCGCTTCAAACACAAGGGCCGCTGTAGTAAGGTCGGTTTCTTCGGTGTCCGGGTCATAAAGAAAATCTACGTTGACAGTCTCGCTTTCCGTTCTGTTTAGCTTCAGCCCGTACGTGAATAGCCAGCTCTCTTGGAGGGGCTCCAGCCCATACAAAACTGGCAGAGCTAGAGTCAGCTCACCACCGTCTATCCCGGACTGGATAAGAGGGGTTTTCCAATCCGGCAGGGACTGGTTGTTTGCCTCCACAATGCATTCGGTCTCACCATATGCGATGGCCTCCAGATAGGAAGCGATGGGGGACAGATCCGTAATGTGGTTGGCGTTGAGCTTGATATAGGTCAGGTTTTGCAGCCCCTCCAGGGCGGAAATATCCGAAATATCGTTGCTCTCAATGCTGATATACTCCAATTTTTCGAGAGCCGCCAGCGGCTCTATGCAAACCGTGCGTTTACCACGGTTTGCAAAATGCAAATCTAAAGAGGTTAGATTGGTCAGGGAGGCCAGCGGGCGGATGTCATAAATCTCATTGTTGTAGATGTTCAGATTGTCCAGCCCGGTCAGGCCCACCAGCGGGCGCAGATCGTAAATCATGTTGCGGTCCAGCTCCAGGGAGGTCAGGTTTGTCAGCCCGGCCAGCGGTGTGAGATCCTCAATGCGGTTCTCGCTCAAATCCAGGCTGGTCAGGTTCACGGCGTACTGCAGCCCCTCCAGGGAGCGGATGCCGCGATCCTGGATGCCAACCTCGTCCATGGGCAGGAACTCCAGCAGACTGTCGTTGTTCAGCTCGGTCAGGGACTCCAGCTCCGCCCTGGTCACGGGGTCGTCGTCCGCCCGGCCTTTCC
It includes:
- the hppA gene encoding putative K(+)-stimulated pyrophosphate-energized sodium pump, coding for MEVQNLFWLGLVGAAIALLFAVIQSRKVLAFSEGTDLMKKIASSIREGANAYLKRQYTTVAKVFVVVFVLLLIIAFASNGEMLSKFTPFAFVTGGIWSMLAGFIGMKIATQSNARTAQAASESLNRGLRVAFSSGSVMGFTVVGLGMLDISIWYILLHNVFGITDATALANIMVMNGMGASFMALFARVGGGIYTKAADVGADLVGKVEAGIPEDDPRNPATIADNVGDNVGDVAGMGADLYESYVGSILATFALSAVAGYGFAGMLLPMLIAVAGIICSIIGSFFVKTKEDADQKSLLKSLRTGTYLAAVLSAVAAAPLTYYTVGNWGVYVAILTGLVGGCAIGYFTEYYTSDTYKPTQKLAAASETGSATVIIGGIALGLKSTVASILIVAAAVLISYFASGGSTVVVDASGLFTEAFNHGLYGIGIAGVGMLSTLGITLATDAYGPVADNAGGIAEMSGLPEQVRERTDALDSLGNTTAATGKGFAIGSASLTALALLVSYVDIVQTKTTEVLNFTLTSPTVLVGMFIGAMLTFVFSAFTMSAVQTAAESIVLEVRRQFREIAGIMEGKTDPDYAACVSLCTKGALHEMVVPALLAISVPILTGLVMGPTGVVGLLGGVSVTGFAMAVFMSNAGGAWDNAKKYIEGGKHGGKGSECHKAAVVGDTVGDPFKDTSGPSLNILIKLCSTVSIVFSGLVVAFHLIK
- a CDS encoding potassium transporter KefA; the protein is MNFKLVFKLTGKTLLVEAAAMLLPLLVTLAYGEDLRPFLLTVPFIAALGLALSLLRASDHFFPREGFFAVALIWLLVGALGALPFFLFGRLHPELGSFLNYADCFFESVSGFTTTGASILTAIEPLPKGLLFWRSFTHWLGGMGVLVLAIALLPSLGARTVHIMKAESPGPVVSKLVPKTSQSSKILYGIYCALTVLQIFCLKIAGMPWYDSIVHAFATAGTGGFSTRNLSVAAYASPAIEIIITVFMLLFSVNFALYFLILCGKAKQALKSDELRFFLLLVGASIALITINIWSFYPTSGESLRHAAFQVGSIISTTGFASTDFNLWPEFSRVLLVLLMFCGACAGSTGGGIKCSRVLLLFKCIHREILQIVHPRSVNVVKLDGRVVEENALRSVLIFFGGYMLITLGATLLIAIDNFSFGTTFTAVVACIGNIGPGLELVGPMGNYAAFSHLSKIILSLCMIVGRLEVLPVLVLFSGSAWKRS
- the trkA gene encoding potassium transporter peripheral membrane protein, whose product is MKIIIVGDGKVGFTLAEHLSQEEHDVTIIDTSDDALRRASEALDVMCVKGNGASISALRESGVDTADIIIAATSMDEINMVCCLTAKRLGAKFAIARVRNIEYAAELSSLKKQLGLDLVINPENSTAVEIARLLRFPTAANIETFYRGRVELIGFRLREGDFLCGSPLSQLDPRVKSLPMLICAVERGEQVIIPDGSFVPLPEDKLYLIGQPVGISQFFKLLGRYTPKIKKAFIVGGGRISHYLTAILENMGLKVKIVEKSMDRCRHLSEVLPRTTVICGDGTDQDLLEAEDAAGTDAFVALTDRDEDNLIISLYAMQQGIPKVVAKCNRQNYAGIARAVGLDSVISPKLITANHILQVVRGMENSKGSVMNALYKIAGGHAEAMEFVVNDTTRNLGVPLKDLRLKKGILIAVLVHQNRIVIPEGSSCISQGDTVIVVSRDNGILDVNDIYEDSLLDNMGAV
- the udp gene encoding uridine phosphorylase; protein product: MHEHELQFHIKCGKGDVGRYCLLPGDPGRCEKIAVYFDNPAKVQSNREYTTWTGTLLGEKVSVCSTGIGGPSAVIAMEELHAVGADTFIRVGTCGGIALKVRSDDVVVATGAIRHEGASREYAPIEFPAVSDYTVQEALVQAAKTLGKPWHAGVVQCKDSFYGQHDPARMPVAPELLYKWEAWKRLGVLASEMESAALFCCAAALGVRCGSCFHVIWNQEREAAGLDQTESHDLHAAIEVGIEGVKNLIRWDRENG